DNA from Orbaceae bacterium lpD01:
CGATGGTTGCGTCGGCTTTTGTCATGAATGTGCAGGCGATTGTCTCTCGTGAGATCGATCCGCTCGAACCAGCCGTTGTGACTATTGGTAAAATGGTGGTGGGTACCCGTTTTAATGTGATTGCTGAAAATGCCGTGCTGGAAGGAACGGTGCGCTGTTTTAATCTTGAGGTACGTAACAAGCTTGAAGCTGCTATTGAGCGCTATGCTCAGCAAGTGGCCGCGATGTATCGCGCGACCGCCAAGGTCGAATATACTTATGGCACACTACCGCTGGTTAACGAATCACAAAGCGCTTTACTGGCACAGTCGATTATTCAGCAGGCTTTTGGTGAAGAGGCACTGCATGCTGAGCGGCCAACCACGGGCGCGGAAGATTTTAGTTATTATCTTGAGCATGCACCGGGCGCTTTTGCCTTAGTTGGCAGCGGTAATCCGGCTAAAGATACCCAGTGGGCTCATCATCATGGCTGCTTTAATGTTGATGAAGATTCACTCACCCGCGGCGCTGAACTGTATGCGCAGTACGCTTTCGCTTATTTACAGCAAAACCAATTTTAGTTTACTGTCTTTTATTGGAGTAATTATGCTATCATATTGCTATTAAATAGTGGTTAATTGCGTTAAGTAAGTGGGAATATCCTATCGATGAGTTATCAAGTTCTTGCCCGTAAGTGGCGTCCTAAATCTTTTGCTGAAGTGGTTGGACAGGCTCATGTACTGAAAATTCTGAGCAATGCGTTAACGCTAGGACGTGTGCATCACGCTTATCTTTTTTCTGGTACCCGTGGCGTTGGTAAAACCTCGATTGCCCGTTTGTTGGCGAAAGGACTTAATTGCGAAACCGGCATTACTGCTACTCCGTGTGGTCAATGTGGTAACTGTCTAGATATTGAGCAGGGCCGTTTTGTCGATTTGATTGAGATTGATGCGGCTTCACGCACGAAAGTTGAAGATACCCGTGAGATCCTCGACAATATCCAGTATTTACCGACCAGAGGACGATTTAAAGTTTATCTGATCGATGAAGTGCATATGTTATCGCGCAGCAGTTTTAATGCCTTATTAAAAACGCTGGAAGAGCCGCCTGAGCATGTCAAGTTTCTTCTAGCCACCACCGATCCTCAAAAATTACCGATTACGATTTTATCGCGCTGTCTACATCTGCATCTGCAAATGTTAGATAATGGACAAATTACCCAGCAACTCGAGCATATTTTGCAGGCTGAAAAAATCCCGTTCCAGCCACGTGCTTTAACACTGTTATCCAAAGCGGCTAATGGCAGTATGCGTGATGCGCTGAGTTTAACCGATCAAGCTATTGCACTGGGTAATGGTGAAGTGGATACTACTTCCGTTGCCAGTATGTTGGGGGCGCTAGATGATAATGTGCCGTTTAGCTTAATGGAGTCACTGGTTGCTGTTGAGGGGAATACCTTAATGTCACAGATCAGTCAGGCCGCCACGCAAGGCGCTGACTGGGAGACACTGTTAAATGATACGCTGGCACTGTTACATCAAATTGCACTGCTGCAGATGGTGCCGACCGCCTTAGGGGAATATCAGCATCGCGAAGCACGTATTCGGCATCTAGCCCAGATTATTACCCCACAAGATGTGCAGCTCTATTATCAAATCCTGTTGGAGGGTAAAAAGACCCTCAATACCGCTCATGATAAAAAAATGGTGGTTGAGATGGCTTTTTTACGGGCGATTGCTTTTCAGCCTAAAGTGTTTCATGCTGCGCAGTCGACCAATAGCGTTAATGTGGCTATTGATAAGCCGGTGAATATGCCAGCCAGTCAGTCGCCAGCCAGCCCGGCAGCAGGGGCAGCCAATTCAGCTGAGACGCCATCTCGCCCACCAAGTGCTGCGACTGAAACAGTGAACGCACCGCCCACGCTATCAACACCGCCAGTATCGGCACCGGATATCGCTTTGCCCTCGGCGACCCAACAGATTTTGCAAGCGCGTGAAAAGCTTCTCAGCCAAGGTGATCCTAAGCCAAAAAAGTCTGAACGGGCAGCACCCGCGCAGCCTGGTAAATCATCTCGTTTTGATAGTGTAAAGCAGGGGAACTTTAAACGTCCGGAAGCTTTTGCCGAGCCCGCCGAAGATGAGCCGATGTCTGCTGAAAATTATCAGTGGCAGGCCAAGACAGTATTTGAAACGCCAGTTACCACGTTAACGCCGAAAAATTTGCGGCAAAGTGTTGAAGAAGAGAAGACCCCGGAGTTGGTTAAAAAATTGATTGCTGAAGCGATGACCCAAGATAGCTGGTCAGCGGAGATTGAGCAGTTAGGCTTGCCGCCGCTGATTAAACAGCTGGCTATCAATGCGTTTTTAGAGCAGAAAAGTGCCGGGCAGCTAGTGTTACATCTGCGCGCTGCACAGGCCCATATTAATAAAAGAAGTAACGTTGAGACCCTACAAGCGCTGATGTCAGCCCATCGTCAGCAGCCGATTGAACTCGATATTGTGATTGATGATAATTTAGCTCAGCAAACGCCGTTAGAGCTGCGTGAGTCTATCTATCAGCAAAAGTTACAAGCAGCTAAGACAACCATTCATCAAGATGAAAAGATTGTATTATTGTGTCGTTATTTTAATGCACAGATTGATGAAGAGAGCATTCGTCCCGTATAATAGCGGATAACTATTTATCGTATGAAATAAAAGAGGAATATGTATGTTTGGTGGTAAAGGCGGTTTAGGTAATATGATGAAACAAGCCCAACAGATGCAAGAGCGTATGCAAAAAATGCAAGAAGAGATCGCGCAGATGGAAGTCACGGGTGAATCAGGTGCCGGAATGGTCAAAGTGACCATCAATGGCGCACACAGCTGCCGCCGGGTTGAGATCGATCCTTCACTGTTAGTGGAAGATGACAAAGAGATGTTAGAAGATTTAGTTGCGGCAGCATTTAATGATGCCAATCGCCGCATTGATGAAGCACAGAAAGAGAAGATGGCGCAGGTCACTGGCGGTATGCAATTACCACCGGGCTTTAAAATGCCATTTTAATGATGTGAGAAGATATGCAAACCAGTCCCTTACTTGAATCTTTAATGGAAGCTTTACGCTGTTTACCTGGCGTGGGGCCTAAGTCAGCCCAGCGTATGGCTTTTCATCTGTTACAGCGCAACCGTGCTGGTGGATTAAACTTGGCGAATATGCTCCATGAAGCGATGACCCATATTGGCCATTGTCATGATTGTCGTACGTTTACTGAACAAGAATATTGCGCTATATGCAGTAATCCGCGCCGACAAGCGAGTCAACAGCTCTGTATCGTTGAAACGCCGGCCGATATTGTGGCCATAGAACAAACGGGTCAGTATGCCGGCCGTTATTTTGTGTTACTCGGGCATTTATCGCCGCTTGATGGTATTGGCCCACAGGATATTGGTTTAGACAGGCTCGAACAGCGCCTGTCACGAGAGTCGATTAGCGAAGTGATTTTAGCCACTAACCCAACCATTGAAGGCGAAGCTACCGCCAATTATATTGCCGAAATTTGTGCTGAGTATAACACAGTAGCGACACGTATTGCCCACGGTGTGCCGGTCGGCGGCGAGCTAGAGATGGTTGATGGCACCACGCTTTCACACTCCTTTATTGGCCGCCAAAAGATCGAGCTATAACCACGTTCTAATCGACCAATTGCGTTTACATGACATTAAATCAATGACGCTAAATCAATTTTATTAAATTAAGGTGAAATGATGACCAATCAAGCAGTGGCTTTTGACATGGATGGTACGTTATTAAATAACCAACGCCAAATCTTACCGGAAACGATTGCGGTGATTGAAAAAATTAAAGCCAAAGGGATCAAGGTTGTTCTGGTCACCGGTCGTCATCATTCGGTCATCTATCCCTACTATTATCAGCTCGGTTTAGATGCACCGGTGGTTTGCTGTAATGGGACTTATCTGTATGATTTTAAACAGCAACAAGCGTTTTACGCCAATCCCATCGATAAGCCACAAGCAACATCACTCCTCAAACAGGTCAATGAGTTCGGTATTCATACCCTGATTTATACCGATAGCATGATGTGTTATGAAGTGCTCGATGATCATTTGCAGGGGCTATTTGGCTGGATTGATTCCTTACCGACTTTTTTAAGACCGAAAATCTATCAGGTTGATAGTTTTCAAGACGTGATTGAGCAGTCAAGCGCCATTTATAAATTTGCCACCAGCTCTCATGATATCCCTGCTTTAAAAGCCTTTTCAGTCGCCGTTGAAGCGCGGGGTGATTTAGAGTGTGAATGGTCATGGATTAATCGTGCCGATGTGGCTTTAAAAGGTAATACTAAGGGTAATGGACTGGAGAAATGGTCAAAATTAACTGGTATTCCACTGGCCAATATGGTGGCTTTTGGTGACAGCTATAACGATATCAGTATGCTTGAGCGCTGTGGTCTGGGTATTGCGATGGGTAATGCCGATGTTGCTGTGCAGCAAAAAGCGGATCGGGTGATTGGTCATAATAATGAACCTAGCCTGGCTACGGTATTAACTGAGCTGTTTTTATAATCGGTTTGTTGGCCGCCAATAGCGATAGCTAGCGATGATCAAAAATTGTGTTAAGATCATGCTTTTTAGTTATCACCCCATGTCAATCAAGATAGTTTGTTGACTATCTTGATTTTATCATCCCCAATAAGCGATCTTGTGCTTATTTTTAAAAATAGTGAATGATGTTTGATATCCTGTACCAAGACGAATATATCGTTGCCATCAATAAACCTACCGGCTGGTTAGTCCACCGTAGCTGGCTCGACAAACATGAAAAAGTCGTGGTGATGCAGACCTTGCGTGATCAAATCGGTCAACATGTTTTTCCTGTTCATCGTCTCGATCGACCGACTTCCGGCGTGTTACTGTTTGCGCTGTCATCTGCTGTAGCGCGCCTATTAGCCGAGCAGTTTGCGCAAGGTAACATCGTCAAACAGTATCTGGCGATTGTGCGTGGTTTTGTTACTGGCGAAGCGGTGATTGACTATCCTTTAGTGGAGGAGCATGACCGGATTGCCGATAAGTTTGCTAAACAAGATAAACTGGCACAAGCGGCGGTTTCTCACTACCAAGGCTTGGCAACGTTTGAAATCCCGGTCGCCGTCGGTCGTTATCCTTCTGCCCGTTATTCACTGGTCGCGTTAAGCCCACAAACGGGGCGTAAACATCAGCTTCGTCGCCATATGAAACATATCTTTCACCCGATTATCGGCGACAGTAAACATGGTGATTTACATCAAAATCGGGCTTTTGCTGACTATTTTGAGGTGCGCCGTCTGATGCTACATGCGGCCTCGTTATCCCTGCGCCATCCGATTACAAAGGCGCCGCTGTTGTTAACAGCGACCGCTGATTCGCCGTTATTTGATCTGGCGTATATTCGGCAATTACCCGCGCTAGAACCGCACAGCTCGTGATGATGATTAAGTGGTTCATTATAACTAGCTGTTGGCCTTAACACTTGACCGATCGCTTGGTCGAGGGCAAATTAGCATGACAAATTTGTCATATCAATTATATAATTGCGTGATATTGGGCGTATCAGGAGTGAGAGATGATAACTGAACATGATCCACAGCTGCTAACCGGTCAGCAATTTCTTGACGCTAAACCGGTGTTTTGTTGTCAGCTCACTGGCAAAGGGGATAAAACCGCCTTACAGCCAGATTCGCAAGCCAGTAACGCCAAACCTTTTTGGATTCATCTTGATTATCAGGACAAACAGACAGTTGAGTGGATAAAAAACACCCAGCTGCTGCCCGATATCGCGAAAACATCGCTGATCAGTAAAAATCAAACCGCCAAATCGATCCGCTTTGATACCCATCGCGGTATGTTAGTTGTGCTCAAAGGTGTCAATATCACCCCAGGTGATCAGTACGATCCGATTGTCACTTTACGTTTCTATATTACCGATAATTTTATTCTTTCCACGCGTCATCAGAAAATTAATGCTATCAATGATTTACAGCTGCAGTTAGATAAAAAGATTGGACCAGTGGATGTGGCCGACTGGTTAGTGCAAATTTCTGAAAATTTAACCAATCATGCCAATCAAGCAGTCGAAAATATTCATGATCAGGTGATTAAGCTGGAAGATTATGTGCTCACCCAGCAGCGCGTGATGCCACATCAAGAAATTGGCCGGGTGCGCCGTAAACTGATTACCTTAAGACGGATTTTAACGCCACAGCGTGATACGTTTATTAAGATTGCCACAGAAAGATTATCGTGGATTGACGATAATGATCGCCGCCATATGCATGATATCGCCACCCGTTTAAACCATTATATTGGCGATATTGATACCTGTTTATTACGCTTATCCTCAATTCTGGAACAGATCAATGCCATGTTTACCGAGCAGATGAATAAACGTATCTATATTATGTCGATCCTGGCCACTATTTTTATGCCTTTAACCTTCTTAGCCAGCCTGTTTGGCGTTAATTTGGCGGGCATTCCATTTACCACCCATCTCTGGTCATTTGGGGTGTTTTCAGCCATTTTAACGGTATTAGGGATTATGTTAAGTATCTGGCTGAAGCGTAAACAGTGGTTGTGACGGTTTTGTCAACATCTTGGTACTAAGCTAATGCGCGCAATGCGATGACCGGCTTGGCACCTGTGTGCTTGAAAGCCAGTATGAGGATGTGGGTCAAACGCGATATTTTAAATGAGATTAAAGAGAGCGTGAGGTTTAGATTAAATTTATTTAACTTTAATTGAAGTTAAATTCAATTGAACCTCAATCAAGGTTAGGTTGAAAAGGAAATGTTCGCACGCTTGCGGATACCAGCTGAAAAGCCTGTCATCCATGATGTTTAGTGATGAGCCGCCTAAGAGTGACGTTTAACAGATAAGCAATAAGAAAAATAATATGATGCAACTTTATATCGCTGAAAAACCCAGTTTAGCCCGAGCACTGGCCGATGTGCTACCGAAGCCTCACCAAAAAGGGGATGGTTTTATTCGGGTGGCCAATGGCGATATTGTCAGTTGGTGTATTGGTCATCTTTTAGAACAGGCTCCGCCAGATGCCTATGATGAGAAACTCAAACGCTGGCAGCTGCAAGATTTACCCATCATGCCGGAAAAATGGCTGTTGCTACCCAAGCAGAGTACCCAAAAACAGCTGCAGGTCTTAACCCAGTTAATTCAGCAAGCAGAGCAGATTGTCCATGTCGGTGACCCGGACAGAGAAGGGCAGCTGCTGATTGATGAAGTGCTCAACTATTGCCAGTTACCCGCCGATAAGATTAAAATTGTTAAACGCTGTTTGATCAGTGATTTAAATGCCTCTGCAGTCGAGAAGGCCATCGCTCAGTTACGCGAAAATAGTGATTTTGTGCCGCTCTCGACCTCCGCTTTAGCTAGAGCCAGAGCGGATTGGTTATATGGCATCAATATGAGTCGCCTGTATACCATTAAAGGTCGTCAGGGGGGGTATCAGGGCGTCTTGTCAGTTGGCCGCGTCCAAACACCGATTCTGGGATTAGTCGTGCGCCGTGATTTAGAGATTGAACAGTTTAAGCCGAAACCGTTTTATGAAGTCTACGCGATGTTAGCCACCCAGCATCAGGAGACCTTTAAAGCGAAATGGCAACCGAGTGAGGCCTGTGCACCTTATCAAGATGAAGAGGGCCGGGTACTGGTCAAAGCGTTGGCCGAAAATGTCGTCAATCGGATTAAAGGGCAGCCCGGCACGGTTGAACAGGTCAGTAATAAAAAGAAAGAACTGTCTCCGCCGCTGCCTTATAATTTATCGACCCTACAGATTGAGATGGCCCGAAAAGCCAATTTGAATGCGCAAGCGGTGCTCGATACCTGTCAGGCGCTGTATGAAAAGTATAAACTGATTACCTATCCTCGTTCCGATTCACGCTATTTACCGCAGGAGCATCTGACACAGATTGACGGTGTGCAAAGCGCTATCTTACATAATTTGCCCGATCTACAGCCGGCTATCACGCAAGCTGATTTTAAGCTGCGTTCGAAAGCCTGGAATGATAAGAAAGTGGATGCGCATCATGCCATTATTCCCACCTTGCGCAAAGCCAATTTAGGTAGCCTTAGCGCGGATGAACGCCTGGTTTATCAGGCGGTTGCCCTGCAGTATCTGGCGCAGTTTTATCCGGTCTATCGCTATGCTGAATTGCAAATTGATGTCGATATTGCTGGTGGTAAATTTATTGCCAAAGCAACCCAGATGCTGGCCGAAGGCTGGAAAGTGCTATTTAAGCAAAAAAATCAGGATAGCCCTGATGACGAGGATGAGAATGAACCGGCACTGAGTAGTCTGGTGAAAAAAGGCGAAATCGTGCAGTGTGTCGATGCGCTGCTGCTCGATAAAGAGACGCAGCCACCGAAACCTTTTAATGATGCCACGCTGCTGTCGGCAATGACCGGGATTGCCCGCTTTGTTAAAGATCCCGAGATTAAAAAGATACTGAGAGAGACCGATGGATTAGGCACTGAGGCAACTCGGGCCGGCATTATTGAACTGCTATTTAAGCGGCAATTTTTAGAACGCAAAGGTAAACAAATTCGCGCAACCCAAACCGGTCGCCAGTTAATTGCTAACTTACCTGATGTGGCAACAACGCCAGATATGACCGCACTCTGGGAGTCTCAGCTCGATGAGATCAGTAAAAAATCGCTCAGTTATGCGGCATTTATGGCGCAGCTGGAGCTGTTTTTAACCCAGCTGATTGCCCAGTTACGACAGCGATCCTTTCGCTAAATTTTGCTATAATGTGTCCATATCGAAAAGTGGCCCGTATTGAGGCGGATACATCAATATACAACATAAATTTTAGGCGCTAGCCAGACAAACTGTGCTAGCCAAATCGGCCAGATAAGATCGGCGTCTGGCTCAATGAATCTTGAATCAACATGAGTGAATCCACATGAGTTTACAGATCGAACAAATTGTTTTACATCAGCTGGTGCGTAAAAGTGAAACCGAGATTGAGGTGATGTTACGTGAAACTGTCCTGGAGAGTAATCAAGCGGTCAGCGCATTAATCGCTGATATTAATCGGGTTTATAACAACAAAAGCAAAGCCTATGGTCTGTTTAATGAGGCGAGTTTATTTGCTGATTCGGTGCGGGAAATGCGCGCCGGTAATCAGGATTTTCTCAACTTTAGTCAAGGTTCGGCTAAGCAGCTGCGCAATGAACTCGTGAAATATCCGTTTGCTGAAGGGGGCACGGTGATTTTCTGTCTTTACCGCTATTTAGCGGTCGAATATTTATTGATTGCGGTACTCAGTAGCTGCCAGAGTATGCTGGTTGACGACAAACTCAATATCTCCAGTACCCAATATCTCGATATTGATCATGCCGATATCATTGCCCGGGTCGATTTAACCGAGTGGCAAACCGATGCTGACTCTAAACGTTATTTAACCTTCTTAAAAGGTCGCGTGGGGCGTAAAGTCTCGGACTTTTTCATGGACTATTTAGGCGCCACTGAAGGTCTCAATGCTAAGGCGCAAAACAAAAGCTTAGTGATGGCGGTTGATGACTATTGTCAGGAGATTCAGCTCGATAAACAGGAGAAACAGTCTTGCCGTCAGCAAGTGTATGATTATTGTCATAGTCAGCTTGAGGCGGGTGAAGAGATTGAATTAGCCAACTTAGCCAAAGAGCTACCGACCGGCGATGCGGGTGACTTTTTACGCTTTGTTGAGGAGCACGCTTATGAACTCGATGACAACTTTCCTGCCGATCGTAGTGCCTTACGTAGCCTGAAAAAATTCAGTGGTAGCGGTGGCGGTTTAACCATCAATTTTGATGTAGATTTACTTGGTCAACGAGTTGAGTGGGATGCCAGAACCGATACCTTAGTGATCAAAGGCACACCGCCGAATCTACGCGATCAGTTACAACGTAACTATGATAAATAACGGATAAAATTAAGTAGTAGATAAATAACCGATAACTGTTTGAGTAATAATTCACAAGTTAATCCATCACAAATCGTTGATTGACTAGCTGCTGAACCAGATTAGGTCAAAGCGATAAAAAGCAACGAAAGAGTCCGGATCAAATAAAAAAGAGACGTTTATCGTCTCTTTTTTATGCATGGCGATCGTGATTATTTATGATTGATGATGTTATTTTGATAATCTTTGGTCACGTTCATTAAATGCTGGAAAAAGGCGCTGACGGCTTGTTGATAAGCTTTATTCTGTAAGCGACTTTGTGCCTTTTCAAGCACCAGTTGTTCACGGCTGTTATCGAAAACCGCTAACTGATTGTCGCGTTTAATGCGGCCAATTTCAGTCACACAATCCATTCTCTGTTCAAACAGTTTAACCAGTTCTGCATCTATCCGATCAATTTCACTACGTTGTTTTTCTAACATGTTTATTCCATTTATTTAAGCTTAATCGGTTAAGTATTTTAAGTCAGATCATGGAAAATTCAACTGGATTATTGCGGTTTTAGCAAAATGGCTGCCGCGGTCTGGATAAGATCAATTAGGCGGTATTATCTGATAGGCGCGCGGATGGGATTTAATGCGTTGATAAATAGCTATTTTATTGATCGGCCTCAATCTGGTAGAGCGCTCAGCATCACATTATTTGGCCGCTAATTGGAAAAATAGCTGATAGCTTTTGAGCTCAAAGCCAATTTATGTCATGATCAAGGCCAATTTTGATTAAGAATGAACAGAAGGATAGTGTGATGAAATTTGTTGGTGCCCACGTCAGTGCAGCGGGTGGGGTTGAGAATGCGGTACTCAGGGCCCATGAGATCGGCGCAACGGCGTTTGCGTTATTTACCAAGAACCAGCGACAATGGCAAGCACCGCCGCTGACCACTGCCAGTATTGATAAATTTAAACAAGCTTGTGAAACCTATCACTATTCACCGGCACAGATTTTGCCGCATGACAGCTATTTAATTAACTTAGGTCATCCTGAAGCGGAGGCGCTGGCTAAATCACGTGCGGCCTTTTTGGATGAGATGCAGCGCTGTGAAGCATTAGGCTTGACGTTACTGAATTTCCATCCAGGTAGCGATCTCAAGCAGATTCCGGTCGATGTCTGTTTAGCCCGCATTGCCGAATCGATCAATATCGTCTTAGCGCAGACTCAGCAGGTGGTCGCTGTGATTGAAAATACCGCCGGACAGGGCTCTAATTTAGGTTATAAATTTGAACATTTAGCCGCCATTATTGAGCAGGTCGAGGATAAAAGTCGGGT
Protein-coding regions in this window:
- the dnaX gene encoding DNA polymerase III subunit gamma/tau, which encodes MSYQVLARKWRPKSFAEVVGQAHVLKILSNALTLGRVHHAYLFSGTRGVGKTSIARLLAKGLNCETGITATPCGQCGNCLDIEQGRFVDLIEIDAASRTKVEDTREILDNIQYLPTRGRFKVYLIDEVHMLSRSSFNALLKTLEEPPEHVKFLLATTDPQKLPITILSRCLHLHLQMLDNGQITQQLEHILQAEKIPFQPRALTLLSKAANGSMRDALSLTDQAIALGNGEVDTTSVASMLGALDDNVPFSLMESLVAVEGNTLMSQISQAATQGADWETLLNDTLALLHQIALLQMVPTALGEYQHREARIRHLAQIITPQDVQLYYQILLEGKKTLNTAHDKKMVVEMAFLRAIAFQPKVFHAAQSTNSVNVAIDKPVNMPASQSPASPAAGAANSAETPSRPPSAATETVNAPPTLSTPPVSAPDIALPSATQQILQAREKLLSQGDPKPKKSERAAPAQPGKSSRFDSVKQGNFKRPEAFAEPAEDEPMSAENYQWQAKTVFETPVTTLTPKNLRQSVEEEKTPELVKKLIAEAMTQDSWSAEIEQLGLPPLIKQLAINAFLEQKSAGQLVLHLRAAQAHINKRSNVETLQALMSAHRQQPIELDIVIDDNLAQQTPLELRESIYQQKLQAAKTTIHQDEKIVLLCRYFNAQIDEESIRPV
- a CDS encoding YbaB/EbfC family nucleoid-associated protein produces the protein MFGGKGGLGNMMKQAQQMQERMQKMQEEIAQMEVTGESGAGMVKVTINGAHSCRRVEIDPSLLVEDDKEMLEDLVAAAFNDANRRIDEAQKEKMAQVTGGMQLPPGFKMPF
- the recR gene encoding recombination mediator RecR: MQTSPLLESLMEALRCLPGVGPKSAQRMAFHLLQRNRAGGLNLANMLHEAMTHIGHCHDCRTFTEQEYCAICSNPRRQASQQLCIVETPADIVAIEQTGQYAGRYFVLLGHLSPLDGIGPQDIGLDRLEQRLSRESISEVILATNPTIEGEATANYIAEICAEYNTVATRIAHGVPVGGELEMVDGTTLSHSFIGRQKIEL
- a CDS encoding pyridoxal phosphatase; protein product: MTNQAVAFDMDGTLLNNQRQILPETIAVIEKIKAKGIKVVLVTGRHHSVIYPYYYQLGLDAPVVCCNGTYLYDFKQQQAFYANPIDKPQATSLLKQVNEFGIHTLIYTDSMMCYEVLDDHLQGLFGWIDSLPTFLRPKIYQVDSFQDVIEQSSAIYKFATSSHDIPALKAFSVAVEARGDLECEWSWINRADVALKGNTKGNGLEKWSKLTGIPLANMVAFGDSYNDISMLERCGLGIAMGNADVAVQQKADRVIGHNNEPSLATVLTELFL
- the truC gene encoding tRNA pseudouridine(65) synthase TruC — protein: MMFDILYQDEYIVAINKPTGWLVHRSWLDKHEKVVVMQTLRDQIGQHVFPVHRLDRPTSGVLLFALSSAVARLLAEQFAQGNIVKQYLAIVRGFVTGEAVIDYPLVEEHDRIADKFAKQDKLAQAAVSHYQGLATFEIPVAVGRYPSARYSLVALSPQTGRKHQLRRHMKHIFHPIIGDSKHGDLHQNRAFADYFEVRRLMLHAASLSLRHPITKAPLLLTATADSPLFDLAYIRQLPALEPHSS
- the zntB gene encoding zinc transporter ZntB, yielding MITEHDPQLLTGQQFLDAKPVFCCQLTGKGDKTALQPDSQASNAKPFWIHLDYQDKQTVEWIKNTQLLPDIAKTSLISKNQTAKSIRFDTHRGMLVVLKGVNITPGDQYDPIVTLRFYITDNFILSTRHQKINAINDLQLQLDKKIGPVDVADWLVQISENLTNHANQAVENIHDQVIKLEDYVLTQQRVMPHQEIGRVRRKLITLRRILTPQRDTFIKIATERLSWIDDNDRRHMHDIATRLNHYIGDIDTCLLRLSSILEQINAMFTEQMNKRIYIMSILATIFMPLTFLASLFGVNLAGIPFTTHLWSFGVFSAILTVLGIMLSIWLKRKQWL
- a CDS encoding DNA topoisomerase III, whose translation is MMQLYIAEKPSLARALADVLPKPHQKGDGFIRVANGDIVSWCIGHLLEQAPPDAYDEKLKRWQLQDLPIMPEKWLLLPKQSTQKQLQVLTQLIQQAEQIVHVGDPDREGQLLIDEVLNYCQLPADKIKIVKRCLISDLNASAVEKAIAQLRENSDFVPLSTSALARARADWLYGINMSRLYTIKGRQGGYQGVLSVGRVQTPILGLVVRRDLEIEQFKPKPFYEVYAMLATQHQETFKAKWQPSEACAPYQDEEGRVLVKALAENVVNRIKGQPGTVEQVSNKKKELSPPLPYNLSTLQIEMARKANLNAQAVLDTCQALYEKYKLITYPRSDSRYLPQEHLTQIDGVQSAILHNLPDLQPAITQADFKLRSKAWNDKKVDAHHAIIPTLRKANLGSLSADERLVYQAVALQYLAQFYPVYRYAELQIDVDIAGGKFIAKATQMLAEGWKVLFKQKNQDSPDDEDENEPALSSLVKKGEIVQCVDALLLDKETQPPKPFNDATLLSAMTGIARFVKDPEIKKILRETDGLGTEATRAGIIELLFKRQFLERKGKQIRATQTGRQLIANLPDVATTPDMTALWESQLDEISKKSLSYAAFMAQLELFLTQLIAQLRQRSFR
- the yejK gene encoding nucleoid-associated protein YejK, which translates into the protein MSLQIEQIVLHQLVRKSETEIEVMLRETVLESNQAVSALIADINRVYNNKSKAYGLFNEASLFADSVREMRAGNQDFLNFSQGSAKQLRNELVKYPFAEGGTVIFCLYRYLAVEYLLIAVLSSCQSMLVDDKLNISSTQYLDIDHADIIARVDLTEWQTDADSKRYLTFLKGRVGRKVSDFFMDYLGATEGLNAKAQNKSLVMAVDDYCQEIQLDKQEKQSCRQQVYDYCHSQLEAGEEIELANLAKELPTGDAGDFLRFVEEHAYELDDNFPADRSALRSLKKFSGSGGGLTINFDVDLLGQRVEWDARTDTLVIKGTPPNLRDQLQRNYDK
- a CDS encoding chorismate mutase, whose protein sequence is MLEKQRSEIDRIDAELVKLFEQRMDCVTEIGRIKRDNQLAVFDNSREQLVLEKAQSRLQNKAYQQAVSAFFQHLMNVTKDYQNNIINHK
- the nfo gene encoding deoxyribonuclease IV, which codes for MKFVGAHVSAAGGVENAVLRAHEIGATAFALFTKNQRQWQAPPLTTASIDKFKQACETYHYSPAQILPHDSYLINLGHPEAEALAKSRAAFLDEMQRCEALGLTLLNFHPGSDLKQIPVDVCLARIAESINIVLAQTQQVVAVIENTAGQGSNLGYKFEHLAAIIEQVEDKSRVGVCLDTCHAFAAGYDLRTEQACHQTFTEFANIVGFAYLRGMHLNDAKSEFASHVDRHQSLGKGNIGETAFRYIMRDSRFDGIPLILETIDDTIWPDEIAWLKSQMNA